A DNA window from Acidobacteriota bacterium contains the following coding sequences:
- a CDS encoding DUF4097 family beta strand repeat protein produces MLLAVVFFLSVFAGESYAQKRFARVYPAGQDIRLVLINKTGTVTVEGWNRPEVSIVASMEAPAANIAPQSLSGVIDINLLRDNQGRDTGNVNFNIRVPYNSKVDIETRIGNLQVSNVRSGLVRAHITSEGDITLTNIYATAVSAENTMGDIFFDGEIQEDGKYRFASMKGTINLRIPFTSSFKLVATAPSSRNISLGSFDNANLNRVSDGRRVIGTFGSGSATLTVTNQRGGIGFFSR; encoded by the coding sequence ATGCTTCTGGCCGTAGTTTTTTTCTTGTCTGTTTTTGCTGGTGAAAGCTACGCCCAAAAGCGGTTCGCCCGCGTTTATCCTGCCGGCCAGGATATTCGCCTTGTCCTGATCAATAAGACCGGAACTGTCACAGTCGAAGGCTGGAATCGGCCAGAGGTTTCCATTGTAGCTTCCATGGAAGCTCCAGCCGCAAATATCGCTCCCCAGAGCCTGAGCGGAGTTATCGATATCAATCTGCTTCGTGATAATCAGGGACGTGACACGGGGAATGTGAATTTCAACATCAGAGTTCCCTACAACTCCAAGGTCGACATCGAAACCCGTATCGGGAACCTCCAGGTCTCAAACGTTCGCAGCGGCCTGGTACGAGCCCACATCACAAGCGAAGGTGATATTACGCTGACGAACATATACGCCACGGCGGTCTCAGCTGAGAACACGATGGGCGATATCTTCTTCGACGGTGAGATACAGGAAGATGGCAAATACCGTTTTGCATCAATGAAAGGTACCATCAATCTCCGCATCCCATTCACCTCGTCATTCAAACTCGTCGCAACGGCACCCTCCTCACGGAACATCTCTCTCGGCAGCTTCGATAACGCCAACCTCAACCGCGTCAGTGACGGCCGCCGGGTCATTGGAACCTTCGGCAGCGGCAGTGCAACCCTGACTGTCACCAATCAGCGTGGCGGGATCGGTTTCTTTAGCCGATGA
- a CDS encoding P1 family peptidase, which produces MRLAQKIVIAAALVFLYAASGSAQETRPRVRDTGIKIGILPTGPLNAITDVAGVSIGQTTIVRGDNVRTGVTAILPHSGNLFQEKVPGAVYVGNGFGKLAGSTQVNELGEIETPILLTSTLSVPKTADFLIDYMLALPGNQEVRSINPLVAETNDGGLNDIRSRPIAREDVFAALKNAKIGSVDEGSVGAGTGTVAFGWKGGIGTSSRKLPQSLGGYTLGVLVQTNFGGVLSVDGVPVGQELGRYYLKEAVSEQSAVPPSYAAGSDRADGSIIIIVATDAPLDHRLLRRLAERTMSGLARTGSSMTNGSGDYAIAFSTQNRIKASDPKRSITVLGNDAMSPLFQAAIEATEEAILNSLFKATTVTGNGRTIDALPLDKVKEILKRYGRISK; this is translated from the coding sequence ATGCGGCTAGCTCAAAAGATCGTTATTGCTGCGGCTTTAGTGTTTCTATATGCTGCGTCAGGATCTGCTCAGGAGACGCGACCACGCGTTCGCGATACTGGTATTAAGATCGGCATTCTTCCCACCGGGCCGCTTAACGCGATCACGGATGTTGCCGGTGTCAGCATCGGACAGACGACGATCGTTCGGGGCGATAACGTGCGGACGGGCGTGACCGCGATACTGCCGCATTCGGGCAATCTGTTTCAGGAGAAAGTTCCGGGAGCAGTTTACGTTGGCAACGGTTTTGGCAAACTCGCGGGTTCGACGCAGGTCAATGAGCTTGGCGAGATCGAGACGCCGATCCTGTTGACCTCGACCCTTTCGGTTCCAAAAACCGCTGATTTCCTGATCGACTACATGCTCGCTCTGCCCGGCAATCAGGAGGTGCGATCGATCAATCCACTGGTCGCTGAGACGAATGACGGCGGGCTGAATGACATTCGCAGCCGTCCGATCGCGAGGGAGGACGTATTTGCCGCACTGAAGAACGCAAAAATCGGTTCGGTCGACGAAGGCTCCGTCGGTGCCGGAACGGGAACCGTCGCGTTCGGCTGGAAGGGAGGAATCGGGACCTCGTCGCGAAAGCTGCCGCAATCGCTCGGCGGATACACGCTCGGAGTACTTGTTCAGACAAATTTTGGCGGCGTCCTCAGCGTTGACGGCGTGCCCGTCGGTCAGGAATTAGGCAGGTATTATTTGAAAGAGGCAGTTTCTGAGCAGTCGGCCGTTCCGCCCTCTTACGCAGCCGGTTCTGACAGAGCGGATGGGTCGATCATCATCATTGTGGCGACCGACGCGCCACTCGATCATCGGCTTTTAAGACGACTTGCCGAGCGAACCATGTCCGGCCTCGCCCGAACCGGTTCATCGATGACCAACGGCAGCGGCGATTATGCGATAGCATTTTCTACCCAGAACCGCATCAAAGCTTCGGACCCAAAGCGCTCGATCACGGTCCTCGGAAATGACGCAATGTCACCGCTCTTCCAAGCCGCGATCGAGGCAACGGAGGAGGCGATACTCAATTCGTTATTCAAGGCGACAACGGTCACCGGCAACGGCCGCACGATCGACGCCTTGCCGCTCGACAAGGTTAAAGAGATCCTGAAACGCTACGGACGTATATCCAAATAA
- a CDS encoding DUF4394 domain-containing protein, with translation MKKSIQTVVLANRNLVLSFTIILLMMIGGFSAWPSKSEANAPNLIYGHDRFANRLFTFNGNSPGTFTSNIAITGLNAGEQIIGIDIRPADGLLYGVGTTGSVSRLLRINTTTGAVTPVGTGFTPVLPTSTFYGIDFDPTTDQLRIISFTDLNIRINPNNGSLAGTDPNVAFAPGDPNFGDNPAVDMIAYNDRAARPDDPNGDPGVLYGIDTANGVLVIINPSTGQMVTVGLLGQLLFASAGLDFDFLTGELIATYNDGEYRINIFTGQATFLGNLPVGGIDGMTVARPASPTPTPTPTPTPTPTPTPTPTPTPTPTPTPTPTPTPTPTPTPTPTPTPTPTPTPTPTPTPTPTPVPTPTPTPTPTPTPTPTPVPTATPTPTPTPAPTPTPTPTPVPTPTPTPTPTPTVTPTPTPVPFLILNEVNADTPSVSTNRCQFVELRGTPGYLIPPGTWFLSVEGEAGNFGRLNWAVDLGLLVVGPNGTLSLANLSDPCPGRLFSSGTTLIDVSAANTGGFGTETESYMLIKAPPQNSFVQNGDVDVNNDRILDAGAVITLLDGIATVSNTITQANYAPLVFSGPSSNQPDAFTRFVGILTPNSPPAWFYGELAENPDSTTQYAAPLSPNAPPCPILTPGDQNGQPLGCGAQFSNRTPISITPGASANSANDPASPNASQIAVSGMIGSVESIRVTLFDLSHVFPDHIDVLLVGPQGQKFVIMGDAGDGTSISPSNPVTLTFGDAGISLLPNSSPLTSGFCEPTTWETPVSNFPAPAPAGPYNEAGSETGSSTGADTFAEVFAGTTPNGIWSLYVRDDNGTARPDVDSGMIAGGWEIEIRTTTPLVTVSGRVVTPTGLGLRNAVVAMTDSQGIRRTATTSSFGIYTFENVRAGETYIIGVASKRYRFAARSLQINDNISNVDFVGLE, from the coding sequence ATGAAGAAATCTATCCAAACCGTCGTTCTTGCAAATCGGAATCTCGTTCTAAGTTTCACGATCATTTTATTGATGATGATCGGCGGCTTCTCGGCATGGCCGTCGAAGAGTGAAGCAAACGCCCCGAATCTGATCTACGGGCACGATCGATTCGCAAATCGATTGTTCACTTTCAATGGAAATTCCCCTGGGACTTTCACATCAAACATTGCAATAACGGGCCTCAACGCTGGAGAGCAGATAATCGGCATCGACATCAGGCCGGCTGATGGCCTGCTTTATGGCGTTGGAACGACGGGATCAGTGAGCCGATTGCTGAGGATCAACACAACGACGGGAGCAGTTACACCTGTTGGAACCGGTTTCACACCTGTTCTCCCAACTTCGACGTTTTATGGAATCGATTTCGATCCAACTACAGATCAACTGCGCATCATCAGCTTCACCGACCTCAATATCCGCATCAATCCCAACAACGGGTCATTGGCAGGTACAGACCCGAATGTTGCGTTCGCTCCCGGAGATCCGAATTTTGGCGATAATCCCGCGGTGGACATGATCGCTTACAACGATCGCGCAGCCCGCCCTGATGATCCAAATGGAGACCCCGGAGTTTTATACGGCATCGATACCGCAAATGGCGTACTTGTCATCATAAATCCGAGCACCGGCCAGATGGTTACCGTTGGTTTGCTGGGACAGCTGCTCTTCGCATCGGCCGGTTTGGATTTTGACTTTTTGACCGGCGAACTCATCGCTACCTACAATGACGGTGAGTATCGAATAAACATTTTTACAGGGCAGGCAACATTTCTCGGAAATCTTCCGGTCGGCGGAATTGACGGCATGACGGTCGCCCGGCCCGCATCCCCGACTCCAACCCCGACGCCAACTCCAACACCAACTCCAACACCAACGCCGACTCCAACACCAACGCCAACACCGACTCCGACACCAACTCCAACGCCAACACCGACTCCGACTCCGACACCGACTCCGACACCGACTCCGACACCGACTCCGACTCCGACACCGACTCCGACACCAACTCCAACCCCGGTTCCGACGCCGACCCCAACGCCGACGCCGACTCCGACACCAACTCCGACACCGGTCCCAACTGCAACACCGACGCCAACTCCAACACCCGCGCCGACTCCGACGCCGACTCCAACTCCCGTTCCGACCCCAACTCCAACACCTACGCCGACTCCTACGGTGACCCCAACGCCGACACCGGTGCCTTTCCTGATCCTCAACGAGGTGAATGCGGATACGCCGAGCGTAAGTACTAATAGGTGCCAGTTTGTAGAACTTCGCGGTACACCGGGCTATTTGATCCCGCCGGGTACATGGTTCCTCTCGGTAGAGGGCGAGGCAGGCAACTTTGGCCGCCTCAACTGGGCAGTTGATCTGGGTTTGCTTGTGGTCGGCCCTAACGGAACGTTATCCCTCGCAAATCTCTCCGATCCGTGCCCCGGCCGGCTTTTCTCTTCCGGAACGACCCTGATAGACGTTTCCGCGGCTAACACGGGCGGCTTTGGCACCGAAACCGAATCATACATGCTGATCAAGGCACCGCCGCAAAACAGCTTTGTTCAGAACGGCGATGTCGACGTCAACAATGACCGCATTCTCGACGCCGGTGCGGTAATTACGCTGCTCGACGGTATTGCTACGGTGAGCAACACTATCACCCAGGCAAACTACGCACCGCTTGTTTTCTCCGGCCCGAGTTCAAATCAGCCCGATGCGTTTACACGGTTTGTCGGCATACTCACGCCGAATAGCCCGCCCGCCTGGTTCTACGGCGAGTTGGCCGAGAATCCGGACAGCACAACGCAGTATGCCGCTCCGCTCAGTCCGAACGCACCGCCATGTCCGATACTGACTCCGGGCGATCAGAACGGCCAACCGCTCGGTTGCGGGGCACAGTTCTCAAACCGAACGCCCATCTCGATCACTCCCGGAGCGTCCGCAAATTCTGCGAACGATCCTGCCAGTCCGAACGCTTCGCAGATTGCCGTTTCCGGCATGATCGGCTCCGTCGAATCGATCCGAGTCACGCTATTTGATCTTTCACATGTGTTTCCTGATCACATCGATGTGCTTCTCGTCGGACCGCAGGGCCAAAAGTTCGTGATCATGGGCGACGCGGGCGACGGGACAAGTATTTCGCCGTCGAACCCGGTCACACTAACGTTCGGCGACGCGGGAATATCGCTGCTGCCTAACTCAAGCCCACTGACCTCCGGTTTCTGCGAGCCAACAACGTGGGAGACTCCGGTTTCGAACTTTCCGGCTCCCGCTCCCGCAGGACCATACAATGAAGCTGGCAGTGAGACAGGCAGCAGCACCGGAGCCGATACGTTCGCTGAGGTTTTCGCCGGCACAACGCCGAATGGAATCTGGAGCCTCTATGTGAGAGATGACAACGGAACTGCGCGGCCCGACGTCGACAGCGGAATGATAGCCGGCGGCTGGGAGATCGAGATCCGAACGACGACACCACTTGTGACGGTCTCGGGCCGCGTCGTGACGCCGACCGGACTTGGACTGCGAAATGCCGTGGTCGCTATGACGGATTCGCAGGGCATCAGGCGCACCGCGACGACAAGCTCCTTCGGCATTTATACATTTGAAAACGTCCGGGCGGGCGAAACCTACATCATTGGTGTCGCCTCAAAACGCTACCGCTTCGCCGCCCGGAGTTTGCAGATCAATGACAATATCTCAAACGTCGATTTTGTAGGACTTGAGTGA
- a CDS encoding tetratricopeptide repeat protein, with the protein MRYKVKYPGLRTAFLILSLTITAFSMETEQSVDVKRSLKEASNKTRAGLFAEAENILRAAINADDKRSDAKVELAYVLTKQRRLGEAYDIVLPIVQSEPKNARALAVLGSTMLTGGRFREARLLFFNSIKLDRRQHLAWAGYGLLDFYENRINDSVENLRESVYYAPDEPDYLFALAQVSARAEKYKEAADAYRDFLSVSNSADADRRARIRGLINFLRYLGNAGTLYRVGGAEKQVFHST; encoded by the coding sequence ATGAGGTACAAAGTTAAATATCCGGGTTTGAGGACGGCATTCCTGATCCTGTCCCTGACGATCACGGCGTTTTCAATGGAAACGGAACAGTCCGTCGACGTCAAGCGTTCGCTCAAGGAAGCCTCGAATAAGACAAGGGCCGGGCTATTCGCCGAGGCGGAGAACATTTTACGCGCAGCGATCAATGCCGACGATAAACGTTCCGACGCTAAGGTCGAACTCGCTTACGTACTCACCAAACAGCGGCGGCTCGGCGAGGCCTACGATATCGTATTACCAATAGTTCAAAGCGAACCAAAGAACGCCAGGGCGCTTGCCGTACTCGGATCGACGATGCTAACCGGCGGACGCTTTCGCGAGGCACGCTTATTATTTTTCAATTCGATCAAACTCGATCGCCGACAGCACCTCGCCTGGGCGGGCTATGGCTTGCTCGACTTCTACGAGAACCGCATTAACGACAGCGTCGAGAACCTTAGAGAATCGGTTTACTACGCACCTGACGAGCCCGATTATCTGTTTGCTCTGGCTCAGGTATCCGCCCGAGCTGAAAAGTATAAAGAAGCGGCCGACGCCTATCGCGATTTTTTGAGCGTATCTAACAGTGCCGACGCGGATCGCCGGGCTCGCATCCGGGGGCTGATCAATTTCCTACGCTATCTCGGCAACGCCGGCACATTGTACCGAGTCGGCGGAGCGGAAAAACAAGTGTTCCATTCGACCTGA
- a CDS encoding winged helix-turn-helix domain-containing protein, which translates to MFRIDLEERQLLRNGRRVQLTPKIFDILLTLVENHGHTVGKNELMDRVWADAFVEEGNLNRNISTLRKLLGEDGARFIKTVPKRGYRFDPEVREIEEHEDSFFVEKRTNYRVSLQDRSETETKGVSLRLKLAGGLVIILVAVISWCVLRPAASDANSVIAAGKQLTANQEALELYNRGRELWRDRSVEGLHQATIDLERAVMLDPEFAQAYAALADAYVFDVIHWKKAEATANEAIRRDPILGQPYATIGFVRMYWEQKLGEADPYFKQAVLVDPTYATGHQWYALNLVARRSGGSALAEIKRAVELEPNSAAINADMCQILYFSRKYDLAVDQCKKTLEIDPNFLAGHQHLYEIYTAKQMYDEAVEEYFKVEELYMTTGTYPEQLEKLRIAYASGGIREFWKERIKILEQPGSAPAYLLGRYYARLGDVQEALRWFKKSAEKKEFDFIFFAADPANHELLIRPQAQALIVDHLGLRPN; encoded by the coding sequence ATGTTTCGCATCGATCTCGAAGAGCGTCAATTGCTGCGCAATGGCCGTCGCGTTCAGCTAACGCCAAAGATTTTCGACATCCTGCTTACCCTCGTTGAAAACCATGGTCATACGGTCGGCAAGAACGAACTGATGGACCGTGTTTGGGCTGATGCGTTCGTCGAGGAGGGCAATCTGAACAGGAACATCTCGACGTTGCGAAAGCTGCTCGGCGAGGATGGAGCACGATTTATCAAGACAGTGCCAAAGCGCGGCTATCGATTCGATCCCGAGGTCCGTGAGATCGAGGAACACGAAGACTCATTCTTTGTCGAGAAACGAACAAACTATCGCGTCTCGCTTCAGGATCGATCAGAGACGGAAACGAAAGGCGTATCGTTACGGTTAAAACTTGCAGGTGGATTGGTGATAATCCTGGTTGCTGTCATTAGTTGGTGCGTTCTGCGTCCGGCGGCGAGCGATGCAAATTCGGTGATCGCCGCCGGGAAGCAGTTGACGGCAAACCAGGAAGCTTTAGAACTTTATAATAGAGGCAGGGAATTGTGGCGAGATCGTTCGGTTGAGGGGCTCCATCAAGCGACGATCGATCTCGAGAGAGCCGTGATGCTTGACCCTGAATTCGCTCAAGCATACGCTGCCTTAGCGGACGCGTACGTTTTTGATGTGATCCACTGGAAAAAGGCAGAGGCCACGGCGAACGAAGCCATCCGTCGAGACCCGATACTTGGTCAGCCGTATGCGACTATCGGGTTTGTCCGAATGTATTGGGAACAGAAACTTGGCGAGGCCGATCCGTATTTCAAGCAAGCGGTACTGGTCGATCCAACCTACGCGACCGGCCATCAATGGTACGCTTTGAATTTAGTGGCCCGCCGTTCGGGCGGTTCCGCACTTGCGGAGATAAAGCGCGCCGTCGAGCTGGAACCGAACTCTGCTGCGATCAACGCCGATATGTGCCAGATCCTATACTTCTCCCGAAAATACGACCTCGCTGTTGACCAGTGTAAGAAAACACTTGAGATCGATCCAAATTTTCTTGCCGGTCACCAGCATCTCTACGAGATCTACACTGCCAAACAAATGTATGATGAGGCGGTCGAAGAATACTTTAAGGTTGAAGAACTATACATGACGACCGGTACATATCCGGAGCAACTCGAGAAGTTACGGATTGCGTACGCGTCAGGCGGGATCCGGGAGTTTTGGAAGGAGCGAATCAAAATTCTCGAGCAACCCGGGTCGGCTCCGGCCTATTTGCTTGGCAGGTATTACGCTCGGCTCGGCGACGTTCAAGAAGCTCTCCGATGGTTCAAAAAATCTGCCGAAAAAAAGGAGTTTGATTTTATTTTCTTTGCTGCCGATCCGGCGAATCATGAACTCCTTATCCGTCCGCAGGCTCAGGCATTGATAGTCGATCATTTGGGCCTGCGCCCGAATTGA
- a CDS encoding RNA polymerase sigma factor, which produces MDSGQFVVSGEQFAVDGAQIAVSQPVADVSFDSSATDIELCRLAADGNIAAFELIYERYHRRTYSLCLRMTSSQTEAEDLTQEVFIQLFRKIGSFRGDSAFSTWLHRLTVNQVLMHFRRRSVKNERTSEDGEMPEQVVSGSTNPNRMQIVDRIALKNAIAELPNGYRNVFVLHDVEGFEHEEVARKMGISVGTSKSQLHKARLKLRGLLIKQQG; this is translated from the coding sequence ATGGATAGCGGGCAGTTCGTTGTTAGCGGCGAGCAGTTTGCCGTCGACGGTGCTCAGATCGCAGTTTCACAGCCTGTTGCGGATGTTTCGTTCGATTCTTCGGCGACCGATATAGAACTTTGCCGCCTCGCGGCGGATGGGAATATCGCGGCTTTTGAGCTTATTTACGAACGTTATCATCGCCGTACATATTCGCTGTGCCTTCGTATGACGTCGAGCCAGACCGAGGCCGAAGATCTGACACAGGAAGTTTTTATTCAGCTGTTCCGCAAGATCGGAAGTTTTCGCGGCGATTCCGCATTCTCGACCTGGCTGCATCGTTTGACGGTGAATCAGGTTCTTATGCATTTCCGCCGTCGCAGCGTTAAGAACGAACGCACGTCAGAAGACGGCGAGATGCCGGAACAGGTCGTTTCGGGCTCGACAAATCCGAACAGGATGCAGATCGTCGACCGTATCGCGCTGAAAAACGCCATTGCCGAACTGCCTAACGGCTATCGCAATGTATTCGTTCTGCACGATGTCGAGGGCTTTGAACACGAAGAAGTCGCTCGCAAGATGGGCATCTCGGTCGGCACTTCTAAATCGCAGCTTCACAAGGCAAGGCTTAAACTTCGCGGGCTTTTGATCAAGCAGCAGGGATAA
- a CDS encoding dCTP deaminase, producing MTIKSDIWLRKMAEEENMITPFLPQLVREADGKRIISAGCSSYGYDMRLADDGFRIFSSVHAKEIDPKRFDEQFSLIEPQVHEAEDGAKYYLLPPHHYGLGVTVETFKMPRNVTGVALGKSTYARAGLLVNTTPLEAGWTGRLVVEIANLANLPLRVYINEGIGQILFFESDEDCGVSYEDRGGKYQGQTGLTFAKV from the coding sequence ATGACAATAAAATCAGATATCTGGCTGCGTAAAATGGCGGAGGAAGAGAATATGATCACGCCATTTCTGCCGCAGCTTGTGCGCGAGGCAGACGGCAAGCGGATCATCTCGGCGGGCTGTTCGAGCTATGGATATGATATGCGTCTGGCGGACGATGGCTTCCGCATCTTCTCGTCGGTCCACGCAAAAGAGATCGATCCAAAACGATTTGACGAGCAGTTTTCCCTTATCGAGCCTCAGGTGCATGAGGCTGAGGATGGTGCTAAATACTATCTCCTTCCGCCTCATCATTACGGCCTCGGTGTCACGGTCGAGACATTCAAAATGCCGCGAAATGTCACCGGTGTCGCCCTCGGCAAATCAACCTACGCCCGCGCCGGGCTGCTCGTAAATACGACGCCGCTCGAAGCCGGCTGGACCGGACGCCTGGTCGTTGAGATCGCAAATCTGGCTAATCTGCCGCTGCGTGTCTACATCAACGAAGGTATCGGCCAGATTTTATTTTTCGAATCGGACGAAGACTGCGGCGTAAGTTACGAAGACCGCGGCGGCAAATATCAGGGGCAAACGGGGTTAACTTTCGCAAAGGTGTAA
- a CDS encoding N-glycosylase (Responsible for removing an oxidatively damaged form of guanine (7,8-dihydro-8-oxoguanine = 7-oxoG) from DNA. Also nicks DNA at apurinic/apyrimidinic sites): MKKDQIPITIDNIISAHRTRRREIRARLAEFAAIGRHGSDLNLFEEMVFCFFTGGCSAKMGLSSIEAVKPILLTADQPEMANALVGHHRYPNARSKYVVTSRDFLQQEFGLKLRKKLRSFDCRFERRDWLVREKGIKGLGYKEASHYLRNIGYKGYAILDKHVLNCLAELKIIDAPKPPNTRTKYLIVEEKLKQLCNMTQIDFDELDLVLWSMKTGVILK, translated from the coding sequence GTGAAGAAAGACCAGATCCCTATAACAATTGATAACATCATTTCGGCTCATCGGACGAGGCGGCGGGAGATCCGTGCCCGACTCGCGGAGTTTGCAGCGATCGGGCGGCATGGGAGCGATCTGAACCTGTTTGAGGAGATGGTGTTTTGCTTTTTTACGGGTGGATGCTCGGCGAAGATGGGATTGTCTTCGATCGAAGCGGTCAAGCCGATCCTGCTGACCGCAGATCAGCCCGAGATGGCCAATGCTCTTGTCGGCCATCATCGCTATCCGAATGCGAGGTCAAAGTATGTAGTAACGTCACGCGATTTTCTGCAGCAGGAATTCGGTTTGAAACTAAGAAAAAAGCTCCGGAGCTTTGATTGCCGGTTTGAAAGGCGTGACTGGCTGGTGCGTGAGAAGGGTATTAAAGGCCTTGGATACAAGGAGGCGAGCCACTATTTGCGTAACATCGGGTATAAAGGCTACGCCATTCTCGACAAACACGTTCTTAACTGCCTCGCCGAACTAAAAATAATTGATGCCCCAAAGCCACCAAATACGCGTACGAAGTATCTAATCGTCGAAGAAAAGCTGAAACAACTTTGTAACATGACGCAGATCGACTTTGACGAGCTCGATTTAGTTCTTTGGTCGATGAAAACCGGTGTTATACTCAAATAA
- a CDS encoding zf-HC2 domain-containing protein, which produces MNCDKCKDLIGAFMDNELDESQAADVRMHLAVCAECALVCEDLSSILDVCANEAASEVVPPNSQALWCRINNIIETEAKAKAAPPALPEPPKGRFWQLSFMQLSAAVICVGVISSLLTIVAIRNYTQPATDDFTTRSKANQTTFEKVLSRVGLMETPQQARETRLKEQQAAIEYWNARVQSRREQWNRTTRDAFDRNLQVINESVHEYTTILQQDPEDELSGEMLDAVMTDKMNLLRDFADL; this is translated from the coding sequence ATGAATTGCGACAAGTGTAAAGATCTGATCGGTGCCTTTATGGACAACGAGCTTGACGAGAGTCAGGCGGCCGACGTGCGAATGCACCTGGCAGTTTGTGCCGAATGTGCGCTCGTTTGTGAAGATCTTTCGTCGATACTCGATGTTTGTGCCAATGAAGCGGCCAGCGAGGTCGTGCCGCCGAATTCGCAAGCTCTGTGGTGCCGCATCAACAATATTATTGAAACAGAAGCAAAAGCAAAGGCCGCACCGCCGGCTCTGCCGGAACCGCCGAAAGGGCGTTTTTGGCAGCTTTCTTTCATGCAGTTGTCGGCGGCCGTCATTTGCGTAGGCGTGATCAGTTCGCTGCTGACGATAGTAGCGATAAGGAATTATACTCAGCCTGCGACCGACGATTTTACGACGCGGTCGAAAGCTAACCAGACGACTTTTGAAAAAGTATTAAGCCGTGTCGGGTTGATGGAAACACCGCAGCAGGCTCGCGAAACTCGGCTCAAGGAACAGCAGGCGGCCATCGAATATTGGAATGCACGCGTCCAGAGCCGACGTGAACAGTGGAACCGTACGACCCGAGATGCATTCGATCGCAATCTGCAGGTGATCAACGAATCAGTCCACGAATACACTACGATCCTGCAGCAGGACCCGGAGGATGAACTTTCCGGCGAAATGCTCGATGCGGTAATGACTGATAAGATGAATTTGCTGCGCGATTTTGCAGACCTTTAG